CCCTCGGAGTTCGGATACAACCACAGGGCCTTCTATCTCGACGCGATCGCGACGCTGCAGTCCGATCGGCGCGGGCTTCTCGACGGCATCGAGGGACGCAGGAGCCTCGAGGTGATCAACGCCATCTATGAATCGATCGAGACCGGGCAGGAGGTCTTCCTGCGATTCGAGCCCAAGCGTTGCAAGCTTGGCGTTCCGGAGGGGCGGAGGAGATAGGATGGGAACGGAGACCGCGAACAAGATCCCGCTCGTTGACCTGAAGGCGCAGTATGCCGCGATCCGGGGCGAGATCGACGAGGCCATGCGCCGCGTGCTCGAGACCACCGCCTTCATCGGCGGGCCCGAGGTCAAGGCGCTCGAGGAGGAGTTCGCCGGCTTCTGCGGCGCCTCGGCGGCCGTCGGGGTCTCCTCGGGAACGAGCGCGCTCCACCTGGCGCTCCTCGGCGCGCGCGTGGGGCCGGGCGACGAGGTCGTCACCGTCTCCCATACGTTCATCGCGACGGCGGAGATGATCGTCCGCTGCGGGGCCCGGGTCGTCTTCTGTGACATCGACCCGGCCACAGGCAACATGTCGGTCGACGATCTTCGCCGCAAGATCACGCCCCGCACGAAGCTGATCCTCCCCGTCCACCTCTACGGCTGCCCGGCGGAGATGGACGCGATCCTCGCGGCCGCCGCCGAGGGGGAGATCGCCGTCATCGAGGACGCGGCGCAGGCGCATGGCGCGACCTATCGAGGCAGGCGCGCCGGCGGGATCGCCCCGCTCGGCTGCTTCAGCTTCTACCCAGGCAAGAACCTGGGCGCGTACGGCGACGGAGGCATGGTCACATGCCGGGACGCGGCGACCGCGACATGGTTGCGCAACCTCTCGAATCACGGCAGGCGGGACAAGTACCTCCACGACGAGGAGGGTTACAACTACAGGCTCGACGGGATCCAGGCCGCCGTCCTCAGGGTCAAACTCCGCCATCTGGAGCAGTGGAATGAGGCGCGGCGGCGCGCCGCGGCCTGGTACGACACGCGCCTCGCGGGACTGCCTGGGGTCGAGATCTACAGGTATCCGGCGCACGTCGTCCCCGTCTATCACCTCTATGTCATCCAGGTCGACGACAGGGACGCGGTCCTCTCCCGCCTGCGCGCGGGCGGGATCGACGCGGGCGTGCATTATCCGGTTCCGCTTCACCTGCAGCCCGCCTACAGGCACCTGGGATACCGATCGGGCTCCCTGCCGGCAACGGAAAGGGCAGCGAGCCGCTGTCTCTCGCTGCCCATCTATCCGGAGATCACCGAGGCGCTCATCGATCAGGTCGTGGAGGGGCTCCGCGCGGCGATGCGCTGACGCCGGCGCGGGCGAACCGCCTCACTCGAGCTTGACAACCCTCCCGCTGTCGCGATACGCCCCGGCCTCCAGCCGGTAGAAGTAGATTCCGGGGGCTGCCGGATGCCCCTGGTCGTCCCGCCCGTCCCAGACGGACGAGAAGCTGCCCGGCCCCAGCTCGCTCCTCTCCCGCAAGACCCGAAGAACGCGGCCCGAGAGATCGAAGAGAACCAGTCGCACGGGGGCCGTTGCGGCCAGGTCATAGCGGATGACCGTGGGAGCGGGGCCGCGGAGCGGGTTTGGGGCCGCCGGATGGAGGCGAGTGATTGCGGGAACCAGGAGCGGGCCGGCGACCGGAGCCGGGTCGAGCCCCTCGATGACGACCAGCCGCTGATCGGCGGCCACGCCCGTGATCTGCTGCGTGTCCCCTCCCGGCCACTCGATCTCGAGGGCGCTCACCGCAGTCTGACTGCCCAGGCCGAAGGTGACGATCAGATCCTGCTCCATCTGGTCCGATGTCACGTACCGGACCTGCTGGCCTCGCCCGGTCACGACCTTGACGCGCGCTCCAATCCCCGCGCGGTTGCTGCTCCTTCCGATCAGTCTGACCTGGAGCCAGTGGTTCGAGCCGGTGGAGGCGTTGCGAAGGAGGGTATTGCAGTTGGCAGGGCTGTAGTGGGTGAAGTAGGGATCGAGATCGCCGTCGTTGTCGCAATCGGCTCGGGAGAACTTCGTCCAATTGTAGCCCTCCCAGATGAGAAGGCCCGGGGTCTTGTCAGTGAAGTTGCCGGCTCCATCGTTCAGGAAGAGGCGGCTCCTATCGCCGCTGTTCACGAGGTACAGGTCGAGATCGCCGTCGTTCTCGACATCGAGCCAGGCGGCCTCCACGCAGTGCTGCGTGTCGTTGATCGGCGCCGCCGTCACATCGACGAACGTCCCCCCGCCGTCGTTGCGGAAGAGCCTGTTCGGGACGCCCCAGGTCCCGATGACCAGGTAGACGTCGAGATCGCCGTCGTTGTCGTAGTCGCCCCAGCAGGAGGAAGTGCCTTCCACGATATTCAGAGGGGCGGACGAGACATCGACGAAGGCGCCGCCGTCGTTGCGCAGGAGCTTGTTGGCGGCATTCCAGATGTTCAGGTAGATGTCGATGTCGCCGTCGTTGTCGTAGTCGATGCACGCCGCCCGCGTCGTATAACCGTTGTACCCCTCCGGGCCGCTCGTCACATCGGTGAAGACGCCGCCGCCGTCGTTGCGCAGCAGCCGATTGGCCGCGGTGGAGCGCGCTAGGTAGAGGTCGATGTCGCCGTCGTTGTCGTAGTCCACCCAGGTCGGAGAGGGCCCCACGCCCTGGCAGAAGAGAGGGCCGGAGGTGACATCGGAGAAGCCCCCCGCGCCGTCGTTGCGGAAGAGCCTGCTGCATCCCGAGTTGTAGTTCGGAAGGTAGAGGTCCAGGTCGCCGTCGTTGTCGTAGTCGCCCCAGACGCCGCCGTAATTGTCGAGGGAGGACTGTCTCAGGATCTCGGGCGTGACGTCCGCGAACAGGCCGGCGCCGTCATTGCGGTAGAGGCTATTGCCGGCGGGGCGGAAGCGGGCGACGAAGAGATCGAGGTCGCCGTCGCCGTCATAGTCCGCCCACGAGGGGGATCCCCCCGTGCTGTTGATCGGCGCCGCGGTGATGTCGACCCACTCGTCCAGCCGCGCGAAGGCGGCCCGGAGATTCGGCCTGGGGCCGATGTTGCCGGCGGGCGGGGTGACCTGGGGCGTGCCGGTCTCCTTCAGCACATCGCGGATGTAGGCGGGATGCAGAG
Above is a window of Candidatus Eisenbacteria bacterium DNA encoding:
- a CDS encoding DegT/DnrJ/EryC1/StrS family aminotransferase, with protein sequence MGTETANKIPLVDLKAQYAAIRGEIDEAMRRVLETTAFIGGPEVKALEEEFAGFCGASAAVGVSSGTSALHLALLGARVGPGDEVVTVSHTFIATAEMIVRCGARVVFCDIDPATGNMSVDDLRRKITPRTKLILPVHLYGCPAEMDAILAAAAEGEIAVIEDAAQAHGATYRGRRAGGIAPLGCFSFYPGKNLGAYGDGGMVTCRDAATATWLRNLSNHGRRDKYLHDEEGYNYRLDGIQAAVLRVKLRHLEQWNEARRRAAAWYDTRLAGLPGVEIYRYPAHVVPVYHLYVIQVDDRDAVLSRLRAGGIDAGVHYPVPLHLQPAYRHLGYRSGSLPATERAASRCLSLPIYPEITEALIDQVVEGLRAAMR